The genomic window ATATAAAAATGGAAGCAGAAATGATTGCCTTAGAACTTCATGACTTGTATGAAACCACAATTTCAGAAAAAGGTTTAAAAGAAGGAAAATGGGATATTGCCCATATCAATACCGATTGGATTTTTGATGCTGTAAACGAAAATGCGGTTCTTAATTTGTTTTCTCTAATTGGAGAAAATCCGCCCGAAAATTATCCTTTTGGATGGCATAAATCGCTTTTGCATTTACAAAAACTAAGTAATGGCATTTTCGGACTTCCCTTTCACGATGGACCAGAATGTCTGATCTACCGAAAAGATTTATTCGAAAACGAAACGGAAAAACAGAATTTTAAAAAGCAGTTTGGTTACGAACTTTCTACACCAAAAACGTGGAAGGAATTCGCAGAAATTGCGACATTCTTTAATCGTCCCGAACAAAATTTATACGGTTCTGTTTTTGCCAATTATCCAGACGGACATAATATGGTTTTTGACTTTTGTCTTCAATTATGGACAAGAGGCGGTTCTTTATTAAACAAAAAAAATCAAATTGACATTCATAATGAAGCAGCCATAAAAGCATTGGATTTCTATCGAAAAATGGTCACCGATAAAAATGCTGTTCATCCAAAATCGAGAGAATTTGGTTCGGTTGAAGCAGGTTTGGCTTT from Flavobacterium fluviale includes these protein-coding regions:
- a CDS encoding extracellular solute-binding protein; the encoded protein is MEKIRIAVRKFDPFESTLQKLWDAFCLQNNIKMEAEMIALELHDLYETTISEKGLKEGKWDIAHINTDWIFDAVNENAVLNLFSLIGENPPENYPFGWHKSLLHLQKLSNGIFGLPFHDGPECLIYRKDLFENETEKQNFKKQFGYELSTPKTWKEFAEIATFFNRPEQNLYGSVFANYPDGHNMVFDFCLQLWTRGGSLLNKKNQIDIHNEAAIKALDFYRKMVTDKNAVHPKSREFGSVEAGLAFAEGQAAMAINWFGFASMAEVIEDSKVKGKIDITSLPSDPGYKTASLNVYWLYTIGSGSKHKKLAYDFLRFATTPESDKLLTTEGGIGCRKSTWKDEEINTLIPFYHKLEMLHENALTLPQTPIWPKVAELIDSTVLKAIETDISSEILLEETQKKIRELSQGTTLHSSVKN